The genomic DNA CTCGGACACTCGACACGGTCCAAGATGTCTGAGAAATCTTTATTGCTAAGTAAAAGGAGCCGTGCTCTCCGTGAAGAGGTGCTCGGTACAGCGCAGCCATTTATATCCCTCCCACCGGCGCCGCTGGACACTGATGGATCCCCTCAGTGATGGGAGCTCTCGTAGCCCTCGGGAAGAGCGTTGGTGTGAGCGTTGTGGAACAGAGAGTGGTTTCCGTCGCCCCAGGGAAATTTCTGCAAGCAAAGAGAGCAGCTAACATCCAGGAAATGCTTCCGTCTTTTGCTCCGCGTGCCGCCAGACCGCGGCTCACCTTGGTGCGGATGCGCAGGTGGGAATACGCCACGAAGTCCGGCTGCTCGGGCGGGTGCTCCTGCCCCTTCACGTAGGCGTTGGCCATGCAGACGCTGACGCCGGGGAACGCCAAAACGATGGTCAGTATCTTCCAGGTCCTCgctgtggaaaaacaggcaGTGACTGAAGCACCGGGAGCAGAGTTCATGGAGGAGTTGAGATCGTTCCTTCATGCAGTGACGGAAAGAGGCTGTGATTGTGCAGGCCGACCTCCAGCCCTGCGGTTAATGTTCAACAACAGGCCCTAGATGCACCTGCGTCACTTCAGTTTGTGTTGATCAGAACGCGTCTGTGTCTGCTCCGACCTGACAGCGAAGACACACTGACCTCCTCCTTCGTGGCCCGAGTGCG from Takifugu rubripes chromosome 5, fTakRub1.2, whole genome shotgun sequence includes the following:
- the cox6a2 gene encoding cytochrome c oxidase subunit 6A2, mitochondrial translates to MRLSTAALAARRAFAAASHSGHEGGARTWKILTIVLAFPGVSVCMANAYVKGQEHPPEQPDFVAYSHLRIRTKKFPWGDGNHSLFHNAHTNALPEGYESSHH